The Deltaproteobacteria bacterium genome has a segment encoding these proteins:
- the argS gene encoding arginine--tRNA ligase (catalyzes a two-step reaction, first charging an arginine molecule by linking its carboxyl group to the alpha-phosphate of ATP, followed by transfer of the aminoacyl-adenylate to its tRNA; class-I aminoacyl-tRNA synthetase), whose translation MKARTYIADKLTALMAARGLDLPAKTTIEAPKSEQHGDMATNIAMVMPKEKGQNPRALAEVIKAELEAACPELERIDIAGPGFINFTFKSAFWQSVALDALALGANFGRVD comes from the coding sequence ATGAAAGCCAGAACCTATATCGCCGACAAACTGACCGCCCTCATGGCCGCGCGCGGTCTGGACCTGCCAGCCAAGACGACCATCGAAGCCCCGAAAAGCGAACAGCACGGGGACATGGCCACCAATATCGCCATGGTCATGCCCAAGGAAAAGGGCCAGAACCCGCGCGCCCTGGCCGAGGTCATCAAGGCTGAACTGGAAGCGGCCTGTCCGGAGCTGGAACGCATCGACATCGCCGGCCCGGGCTTCATCAATTTCACGTTCAAATCCGCGTTCTGGCAATCCGTGGCCCTGGACGCCCTGGCCCTGGGCGCCAATTTCGGCCGCGTGGACAT